Proteins found in one Mucilaginibacter terrenus genomic segment:
- a CDS encoding SDR family oxidoreductase, which produces MTTTKIALITGGSRGLGKNAALHLAAKGIDVILTYRSKQEEAEEVVNQVSANGQTAAALQLDTSKVATFADFKERLTAALKEKWGRDTFDFLVNNAGIDAASPFAKTTEEDFDNLFNVHFKGVYFLTQTLVDTIADGGRIINISTGLTRFATPGYAAYASMKGAIEVFTKYLAKELGSRGIAANLVAPGIVETDFTKEAFGSHPGMHDFISSITSLGRPGQPDDIGPVIAFLCTEDARWINAQRIEASGGMFL; this is translated from the coding sequence ATGACTACAACAAAAATTGCATTGATAACAGGCGGCAGCAGGGGCCTTGGTAAAAACGCTGCATTGCACTTGGCAGCTAAAGGCATCGACGTAATACTTACTTACCGCAGCAAGCAGGAAGAAGCAGAAGAAGTAGTAAACCAGGTATCTGCAAACGGGCAGACAGCGGCAGCGCTTCAACTGGATACATCAAAGGTAGCAACCTTCGCCGATTTTAAAGAGCGGCTGACTGCGGCGCTTAAGGAGAAATGGGGCAGAGATACGTTCGACTTTCTGGTTAATAATGCAGGTATAGACGCAGCATCACCTTTTGCAAAAACAACCGAAGAGGATTTCGATAACTTGTTTAATGTACACTTCAAAGGCGTTTACTTCTTAACCCAAACGTTGGTTGACACCATAGCCGATGGTGGGCGTATAATAAATATTTCTACAGGCCTTACCCGTTTTGCAACACCGGGCTACGCAGCTTATGCTTCTATGAAGGGCGCCATTGAAGTATTTACCAAGTACCTGGCAAAAGAACTGGGCAGCCGCGGTATTGCAGCCAACCTGGTAGCACCGGGCATTGTAGAAACTGACTTTACCAAGGAGGCGTTTGGAAGTCACCCTGGTATGCACGATTTTATATCGTCAATCACCTCGTTGGGCCGCCCGGGTCAGCCAGATGATATTGGCCCTGTAATAGCATTCCTGTGCACCGAGGATGCGCGCTGGATTAATGCCCAGCGTATAGAAGCATCGGGTGGTATGTTCTTGTAA
- a CDS encoding DUF72 domain-containing protein has protein sequence MEFGRVTDDELKLVDFTLLPDPQFTTDTLQQAGTVEPLQVRAGCAKWGRKEWVGKIYPPKTKDANFLDEYVKHFNCIELNATFYNVYPAETITKWKQKADTNPDFRFCPKFSQSISHIRRLKNAEEITTAYYEGIMAFGDKLGPLFLQLSDNYTPKSLPELTAYLERLPTDIPVFVELRHKDWFAVDANKEAVFSLFRRLNIGAVITDASGRRDCVHMMLPTPHAFIRFVGNSLDPTDYARCDDWVERIIQWKEQGLQSVWFFMHQHDERYSPELCDYVVDKLNQRLGLSLPRPQFISRDKGLFE, from the coding sequence ATGGAATTTGGCCGTGTTACAGACGATGAACTAAAGTTGGTAGATTTTACGCTGCTACCTGACCCGCAATTTACAACAGATACTTTGCAACAGGCTGGTACTGTCGAGCCCTTACAGGTGCGTGCCGGTTGTGCCAAATGGGGCCGTAAGGAGTGGGTAGGGAAAATATACCCACCCAAAACTAAAGACGCGAACTTTTTAGATGAGTACGTTAAACATTTTAACTGTATAGAGCTAAATGCCACATTTTACAATGTTTATCCTGCTGAAACGATAACCAAGTGGAAACAGAAGGCAGATACTAACCCAGACTTTCGTTTCTGTCCAAAGTTCTCCCAAAGCATCAGCCATATACGTCGTTTAAAAAACGCGGAAGAAATTACCACCGCCTACTATGAAGGCATAATGGCCTTTGGTGATAAATTAGGGCCTTTGTTTTTGCAGTTAAGCGACAACTATACGCCGAAGAGCTTACCAGAACTTACTGCCTACCTGGAGCGACTACCGACAGATATACCAGTGTTTGTAGAGTTAAGGCACAAAGACTGGTTTGCTGTTGATGCCAACAAAGAGGCGGTTTTTAGCTTATTTAGAAGACTGAACATTGGTGCGGTTATAACAGACGCGTCTGGTCGGCGTGATTGTGTGCACATGATGCTGCCTACACCTCATGCTTTTATACGATTTGTAGGAAACAGCCTTGATCCAACAGATTACGCAAGATGTGATGATTGGGTAGAAAGGATAATACAGTGGAAGGAGCAAGGCCTGCAGTCTGTGTGGTTCTTTATGCATCAGCACGATGAAAGGTACAGTCCTGAGTTGTGCGACTATGTAGTAGATAAACTAAATCAGCGATTAGGCTTGAGTTTGCCGCGGCCGCAGTTCATTAGCCGGGATAAGGGCCTGTTTGAGTAG
- a CDS encoding amidase, translating to MQRRNFLKTGSLAGLTLGTLVTASCTSTVKDSKEQGGTGAATTDDFELNEATIDDLQHKMQSGSHTSRSITELYLKRIEAIDKSGPKLNAVIEVNKNALDMADAMDKERKNGKVRGPLHGIPVLIKDNIDTGDNMHTTAGSLALGDHFAKQDAFVVHKLREAGAVLLGKTNLSEWANFRSTHSTSGWSSRGLQTKNPYVLDRNPSGSSAGSGAAAAANLCAVAVGTETDGSVVSPSSVNGLVGIKPTVGLLSRTGIIPISITQDTAGPMTRTVKDAAILLGIMAGADPNDSYTLKSKPEKDYTKYLDVNGLKGKRIGVEKIKHPANPGLELLLNEAIATLKKLGAEVVEVELYEKLKAADGAEFQVLLYEFKDGLNKYLSTAGASVKNLADVIAYNNTNKGKAMPFFQQETLEMAQAKGDLSSKEYIDALKKSTVVSRNAIDSILADNKLDAICGATNGFAVCIDLVNGDYDNGFSFSTPAAMAGYPHITVPMGAWHDLPMGLSFFSTAWKEGELISMAYAYEQASKKRRKPEFKTGLFN from the coding sequence ATGCAACGAAGAAATTTTCTAAAAACCGGATCATTGGCTGGTCTCACCTTGGGTACACTGGTAACCGCATCATGCACAAGTACTGTTAAAGACTCGAAAGAACAGGGTGGAACAGGTGCTGCAACCACGGATGATTTTGAGCTGAACGAAGCAACCATCGATGATCTTCAGCATAAAATGCAGAGCGGCAGTCATACATCACGATCTATAACGGAGTTGTACCTAAAACGGATTGAGGCTATAGATAAAAGCGGGCCAAAGCTGAACGCAGTAATTGAAGTCAACAAAAATGCATTAGACATGGCCGATGCTATGGACAAAGAACGTAAAAACGGGAAAGTGCGCGGGCCATTACATGGCATACCCGTGCTGATTAAAGACAATATTGATACCGGCGATAATATGCACACCACTGCAGGTTCGCTTGCACTGGGCGATCATTTTGCTAAGCAGGATGCTTTTGTTGTGCATAAATTAAGAGAGGCAGGTGCGGTTTTGCTTGGAAAGACCAACCTGAGCGAATGGGCAAACTTCCGGTCTACACATTCTACCAGCGGCTGGAGCAGCCGTGGGCTGCAAACTAAGAACCCGTATGTGCTGGACCGTAACCCAAGCGGATCAAGCGCTGGTTCGGGTGCTGCCGCTGCTGCAAACTTGTGCGCGGTTGCAGTAGGTACCGAAACCGATGGATCTGTGGTATCACCGTCCTCAGTAAACGGGCTGGTAGGTATAAAGCCTACAGTTGGCCTGCTTAGCCGTACCGGTATTATTCCTATATCAATAACGCAAGATACCGCGGGACCTATGACCCGTACCGTAAAGGATGCCGCTATTTTGCTGGGGATAATGGCAGGAGCTGACCCCAACGACAGCTATACTTTAAAGAGCAAGCCAGAGAAGGATTACACAAAATATTTAGATGTAAACGGGTTAAAGGGAAAACGAATAGGCGTTGAGAAAATAAAGCATCCTGCAAACCCAGGGTTAGAATTGTTGCTTAACGAAGCAATAGCTACGTTGAAAAAGTTAGGTGCAGAGGTGGTAGAAGTAGAGCTTTACGAAAAGCTTAAAGCGGCAGATGGTGCCGAGTTCCAGGTGCTGCTTTATGAATTCAAAGACGGATTAAACAAATATCTTTCTACGGCAGGTGCTTCGGTTAAAAACCTTGCTGATGTAATAGCTTACAATAATACCAACAAAGGTAAAGCGATGCCATTTTTCCAACAGGAAACACTGGAGATGGCTCAGGCTAAGGGCGATCTCAGCAGCAAAGAATACATAGATGCGCTTAAGAAATCAACTGTTGTAAGCCGTAATGCGATAGATAGTATTTTAGCTGACAATAAGCTGGATGCTATATGTGGGGCTACCAATGGCTTTGCAGTATGTATTGACCTAGTGAACGGCGACTATGATAACGGGTTCTCCTTTTCTACTCCGGCAGCCATGGCAGGTTATCCGCATATAACGGTGCCGATGGGTGCCTGGCATGATCTGCCAATGGGCCTGTCGTTCTTCAGCACTGCATGGAAAGAGGGGGAACTAATCTCAATGGCATACGCGTATGAGCAGGCGTCTAAAAAAAGAAGGAAACCTGAATTTAAAACAGGGCTATTTAACTAA
- a CDS encoding PspC domain-containing protein, with amino-acid sequence MLQRIITFFERYSFGVCTYLGERFNVSIAKIRLFFIYSSFLAVGFPLMFYFFAGIVLDIRNYVKRKRKRALDW; translated from the coding sequence ATGTTACAACGGATTATCACCTTTTTTGAGCGTTACTCTTTTGGAGTATGCACTTACCTGGGCGAGCGTTTTAACGTTTCCATTGCTAAGATCAGGTTGTTTTTTATTTACTCGTCTTTTTTGGCAGTAGGTTTTCCACTTATGTTTTATTTCTTTGCCGGCATCGTTCTGGATATTCGCAACTATGTAAAGCGCAAAAGAAAGCGTGCTTTAGACTGGTAG
- a CDS encoding helix-turn-helix domain-containing protein → MPQPLPKKIFARQHEITQEYLKAIDKHLDDVLNERVTDMFEIRDFAELLHIHPTHLSNTIKLATGKHPCFFIEERIMEIAREMLRNHTPIKEVAYKLTFDPSNFTKFFKRFSGITPKQYREQVLEAEVTEAM, encoded by the coding sequence ATGCCGCAGCCGCTACCAAAAAAGATATTTGCACGCCAGCATGAAATAACGCAGGAGTATTTAAAAGCTATTGACAAGCATCTTGATGATGTGCTGAATGAGCGGGTTACAGACATGTTCGAGATAAGGGACTTTGCGGAACTGCTGCACATCCATCCAACACATCTTAGTAATACCATAAAGCTGGCTACCGGCAAGCATCCATGCTTTTTTATTGAGGAGCGCATAATGGAAATTGCCCGCGAAATGCTCCGTAATCATACCCCAATAAAAGAAGTAGCATATAAACTTACGTTTGATCCTTCAAACTTTACCAAATTCTTTAAGCGTTTCTCGGGCATCACACCTAAGCAATACCGCGAGCAAGTGCTGGAGGCGGAAGTCACCGAGGCGATGTAA